A genomic region of Pseudomonas sp. MPC6 contains the following coding sequences:
- a CDS encoding HAMP domain-containing protein — translation MIRWLRSSLPARAGLAVILIAVLALASSLSAGLIAWFSQGDAAAINTAGSVRMETYHLSWKLAAGASSEDIANVADSLQNRLDSQSLKAVLEDGPTTALQISYGQIQHYWNEELRPALERGDGAAFQAKALPFVEQLNQFVHLLQRQSEQKQGWQQVIQGMALFTTLFVLLIGLYELQYGVVMPLKELVDATQRFRRGDFKVRVNHQSQDELGQLAMSFNAMAETIEESHRTLETQVRQKTLNLQQANAALELLYQSSRSLATRLANAEGLDELIRRFQQRLPGLRLSLCLQGQLQAPAQQLLALHGANIREVCASSDCATCQKHHETSPQTFSISNQGSELGELKAHFVDGHPTQAWETQLIQALANLIGTSLSLKRQREQDHRLLLLDERTIIARELHDSLAQALSYMKLQVSRLQTLMRRGEPVETLENVTAELREGLNNAYRQLRELLTTFRLQIHDAGLVQELKDTAEEFSRRGEFQVHLHVDALAFQLSASEQIHILQITREALSNCLRHAHAQSAWLQLRQEGETVRLSVEDDGRGFSGKVDPREHHGLNIMDERARSLRGQLQIFSRAPQGTRVQLEFRPEFLGQQTEGSVT, via the coding sequence ATGATTCGCTGGTTGCGCAGCTCCCTGCCCGCTCGCGCCGGGCTGGCGGTGATCCTGATCGCCGTGCTCGCCCTCGCCAGCTCATTGAGCGCCGGGCTGATCGCCTGGTTCAGCCAGGGCGATGCCGCCGCGATCAATACCGCGGGCTCGGTGCGCATGGAGACCTACCACCTGAGCTGGAAACTGGCGGCGGGCGCCTCCAGCGAAGACATCGCCAACGTCGCCGACAGCCTGCAGAATCGCCTCGACAGCCAGTCACTCAAGGCGGTGCTGGAGGATGGCCCGACCACCGCGCTGCAAATCAGCTACGGGCAAATCCAGCACTACTGGAACGAGGAGTTGCGCCCGGCGCTGGAACGCGGCGATGGGGCCGCTTTTCAAGCCAAAGCCCTGCCCTTCGTTGAACAACTGAACCAGTTCGTCCATCTGCTACAGCGCCAAAGCGAACAAAAGCAAGGCTGGCAACAGGTGATCCAGGGCATGGCCTTGTTCACCACCCTGTTCGTCCTGCTGATCGGGTTATACGAATTGCAGTATGGGGTCGTCATGCCCCTGAAAGAGTTGGTGGACGCCACCCAGCGCTTTCGTCGCGGTGACTTCAAGGTGCGGGTCAATCATCAGTCCCAGGATGAACTGGGCCAGTTGGCCATGAGTTTCAACGCCATGGCCGAGACGATCGAAGAGTCGCACCGCACCCTGGAGACTCAGGTCCGGCAAAAAACCCTGAACCTGCAACAAGCCAACGCGGCTCTCGAGTTGCTGTACCAAAGCAGCCGCAGCCTGGCCACACGCCTGGCCAATGCCGAAGGCCTGGATGAGTTGATCCGGCGCTTTCAGCAACGCCTGCCCGGTTTGCGCCTGTCGCTGTGCCTGCAAGGACAATTGCAGGCACCGGCCCAGCAGTTGCTCGCCCTGCACGGCGCAAACATCCGCGAAGTCTGCGCCAGCAGCGATTGCGCCACGTGTCAGAAGCACCATGAAACCAGTCCGCAAACCTTCAGCATCAGCAACCAGGGCAGTGAACTGGGCGAACTCAAGGCGCATTTTGTCGACGGCCATCCCACGCAAGCCTGGGAAACCCAACTGATCCAGGCCCTGGCCAACCTGATTGGCACCTCGCTGTCGCTCAAGCGTCAACGGGAACAGGATCATCGCCTGCTGCTGCTGGACGAACGCACGATCATTGCCCGCGAGCTGCACGATTCACTGGCCCAGGCCCTGTCCTACATGAAACTGCAAGTCAGCCGCCTGCAGACCCTGATGCGCCGTGGCGAACCGGTGGAAACCCTGGAAAACGTCACAGCGGAACTGCGCGAAGGGCTGAACAATGCCTACCGCCAGCTACGCGAGTTGCTGACCACCTTTCGCTTGCAGATTCACGATGCGGGGCTGGTGCAGGAACTCAAGGACACCGCCGAGGAGTTCTCTCGCCGCGGCGAATTCCAGGTGCACCTGCACGTCGACGCATTGGCTTTTCAGCTATCGGCCAGCGAGCAAATCCACATCCTGCAGATCACCCGCGAGGCGCTCTCCAATTGCCTGCGCCACGCCCATGCGCAAAGCGCCTGGCTGCAACTGCGTCAGGAAGGCGAAACCGTGAGGCTCAGCGTCGAAGACGACGGACGCGGGTTCAGCGGCAAAGTCGATCCGCGCGAACACCACGGCCTGAACATCATGGATGAGCGGGCCCGCAGCTTGCGCGGCCAGTTGCAGATTTTTTCCAGGGCGCCCCAGGGCACCCGCGTCCAGCTGGAATTCCGCCCGGAGTTTCTTGGACAGCAAACAGAAGGTAGCGTCACATGA
- the narL gene encoding two-component system response regulator NarL, whose product MTPSPRHRILLVDDHPMMRHGIRQMLELEDDFEIVGEASHGEEALPLIEPLRPDLVLLDNNMPQMNGIETLRQLRAMHYSGKVLLFTVSDAEDDIRDALRLDADGYLLKDMEPELLIQYIRDALNGVLVISPGLTQVMAQALRSPQRQTVVELTERERQVLKTIASGFSNKVIGHKLGITEGTVKVHVKNLLHKLGLRSRVEAAVWAMEHLRSAG is encoded by the coding sequence ATGACCCCGTCCCCGCGACACCGAATCCTGCTGGTCGACGACCATCCGATGATGCGGCACGGCATCCGCCAGATGCTCGAGCTTGAAGATGATTTCGAGATCGTCGGCGAAGCCAGCCATGGCGAAGAAGCCCTCCCCTTGATCGAGCCGTTGCGACCGGACCTGGTGCTGCTCGACAACAACATGCCGCAGATGAACGGCATTGAAACCCTGCGTCAATTACGCGCGATGCACTACAGCGGCAAGGTGCTGCTGTTCACGGTCTCGGACGCCGAAGACGATATTCGCGACGCACTGCGCCTGGATGCCGACGGCTACCTGCTCAAGGACATGGAACCCGAACTCCTGATTCAGTACATCCGCGATGCCTTGAACGGTGTATTGGTGATCAGCCCGGGCCTGACCCAGGTCATGGCCCAGGCACTGCGCTCACCGCAACGCCAAACCGTGGTGGAACTGACCGAACGTGAACGCCAGGTACTGAAAACCATCGCCAGCGGTTTCAGCAACAAGGTCATCGGGCACAAGCTGGGCATTACTGAAGGTACGGTCAAGGTTCACGTCAAGAACCTGCTGCATAAACTCGGCTTGCGTTCGCGGGTCGAGGCGGCGGTGTGGGCCATGGAGCACTTGCGCAGTGCGGGCTGA
- a CDS encoding Crp/Fnr family transcriptional regulator gives MLTHPSIVLTLRRHHLFSQLPEKVFEEVCGLAMLKRLSCHSTLMHQGDPAKRFFLLVSGQIKLYRLTGEGQENLVEIIQPGQTFAEALLFSQARLYPVSATALKDSVLVSIEGSHYRNVLEDQPKVCLAILASMSVHLHLRLRDIDTLTMASASRRVIHFLFQERNPLTNRIVLQVSKRLVASKLGIQPETFSRILHRLVDSGLIAMERRNISILAEEDLAAFQ, from the coding sequence ATGCTGACCCACCCTTCCATCGTTTTAACGTTGCGCCGACACCATCTGTTCAGCCAACTGCCGGAGAAAGTCTTCGAGGAAGTCTGCGGGCTGGCGATGCTCAAGCGTCTGAGTTGCCACAGCACGCTCATGCACCAAGGGGATCCGGCCAAGCGCTTTTTCCTGTTGGTCAGCGGGCAGATCAAGCTGTACCGGCTCACCGGTGAAGGCCAGGAAAACCTGGTGGAAATCATTCAGCCCGGCCAGACTTTTGCCGAAGCCTTGCTGTTCAGCCAGGCCCGGCTGTACCCGGTGAGCGCCACGGCGCTCAAGGACAGCGTGCTGGTGAGCATCGAGGGCAGCCATTATCGCAACGTTCTGGAGGACCAGCCGAAAGTTTGCCTGGCGATCCTGGCGAGCATGAGCGTGCACCTGCACCTGCGTCTGCGCGATATCGATACCTTGACCATGGCCAGCGCGAGCCGGCGGGTGATCCATTTCCTGTTCCAGGAGCGCAACCCGCTCACCAACCGGATTGTCTTGCAGGTCTCCAAACGCCTGGTGGCCTCGAAGCTGGGTATTCAACCGGAAACCTTTTCGCGGATTTTGCACCGCCTGGTGGACAGTGGCCTGATCGCCATGGAACGGCGCAATATCAGCATCCTCGCCGAAGAGGATCTCGCGGCCTTCCAATAG
- a CDS encoding putative zinc-binding protein, whose protein sequence is MPRSTLPLVYACSGCSNVAQLANTLAVRLDRSGLAEMSCIVGVGGHVAALVNKASSGRRIFALDGCALECVENCLKQHGLHADVHLILNQHGLRKRNGEDCTQAQGDELFEAIRQLIATDALQEENRQETMA, encoded by the coding sequence ATGCCCCGTTCAACCTTGCCTCTGGTTTACGCCTGCTCAGGCTGTTCCAATGTTGCCCAGCTGGCCAATACCCTGGCCGTGCGTCTGGATCGCAGCGGCCTGGCGGAAATGTCCTGCATCGTCGGGGTTGGCGGGCACGTGGCGGCGCTGGTAAACAAGGCGAGCTCGGGGCGGCGGATTTTCGCGCTGGACGGTTGTGCGCTGGAATGTGTCGAGAACTGCCTGAAACAGCATGGACTGCACGCGGATGTGCACCTGATCCTCAACCAACACGGCCTGCGCAAACGCAATGGCGAAGACTGCACGCAGGCGCAGGGGGATGAGTTGTTTGAAGCGATCAGGCAGTTGATTGCCACTGATGCCCTGCAGGAAGAAAACCGCCAGGAAACGATGGCCTAA
- a CDS encoding SCP2 sterol-binding domain-containing protein, producing the protein MLNRKKWLLKGADCLLPLVRRVPFAVQRLALQQALNRCLAEPLRDGEFEVLRGRWLCLRIPDLGLSWNLTLGRQGLQIAERATAHVTISGNWREFLLLASRQEDPDTLFFRRRLVIEGDTELGLALKNLIDSLDPDVLPVWLWRNLERAGKGLAAG; encoded by the coding sequence GTGTTGAATCGAAAAAAATGGCTGTTGAAGGGTGCCGACTGCTTGTTGCCGCTGGTGCGTCGAGTGCCGTTTGCGGTGCAGCGCCTGGCGTTGCAGCAGGCGCTCAATCGCTGCCTCGCCGAGCCGTTACGCGATGGCGAATTTGAAGTGTTACGCGGGCGTTGGCTATGCCTGCGGATCCCGGACCTGGGTTTGTCCTGGAACTTGACCCTCGGCCGTCAGGGTTTGCAGATTGCCGAGCGCGCCACGGCACACGTGACCATCAGCGGTAACTGGCGTGAGTTTCTGCTGCTGGCCAGCCGCCAGGAAGACCCGGACACGCTGTTCTTTCGCCGGCGCCTGGTGATCGAGGGCGATACCGAACTGGGACTGGCGCTGAAGAACCTGATCGACAGCCTGGATCCTGACGTATTGCCTGTCTGGCTATGGCGCAATCTGGAGCGGGCGGGGAAGGGCTTGGCGGCAGGATAA
- a CDS encoding U32 family peptidase has protein sequence MKLSLGPVLFYWDKEQLSNFYAEMSALPLDVIYLGETVCSKRRSFSLDQWLGLGRELQECSQAQLVISSLTLIEAASELSSLRRLCDNGQLLVEANDMGAVQLLAERKLPFVGGPALNLYNGHALAQLLDSGMIRWVPPVECSAALIGDVLGQVRELGREVPEVEIFAYGHLPLAYSARCFTARAENKPKDDCQFCCINYPDGLALTSQEGQALFTINGIQTMSAEVTNLLADYAGLVACGADLLRLSPRVEGMAEVVAAYQRVRLGETPPLYVDGCNGYWHGQAGMLRVEEVGLC, from the coding sequence ATGAAGCTCAGCCTTGGACCGGTCCTGTTTTATTGGGACAAAGAGCAACTCAGCAACTTTTACGCCGAGATGTCGGCCTTGCCCCTGGATGTGATTTACCTGGGGGAAACCGTGTGCTCCAAACGCCGGTCCTTTTCCCTGGATCAATGGCTGGGGCTGGGACGCGAGTTACAGGAATGCAGCCAGGCACAGTTGGTGATCTCCAGCCTGACACTGATCGAAGCGGCCTCCGAACTGTCCAGCCTGCGCCGGCTCTGCGACAACGGTCAATTGCTGGTGGAGGCCAACGACATGGGCGCGGTGCAGCTCCTCGCCGAGCGCAAGTTGCCGTTCGTGGGCGGTCCGGCGCTGAATTTGTACAACGGTCATGCGTTGGCGCAACTGTTGGACAGCGGCATGATCCGTTGGGTACCGCCGGTGGAATGCTCGGCGGCGCTGATTGGCGATGTGCTTGGCCAGGTGCGGGAACTGGGGCGTGAGGTGCCGGAAGTCGAGATCTTCGCCTATGGACATTTGCCCTTGGCCTATTCCGCACGCTGCTTCACGGCTCGGGCGGAAAACAAGCCCAAGGACGACTGCCAGTTTTGCTGCATCAACTACCCCGATGGCCTGGCGTTGACCAGTCAGGAAGGGCAGGCGTTGTTCACCATCAACGGCATTCAAACGATGTCGGCCGAGGTGACCAATCTGCTGGCGGATTACGCCGGGCTGGTGGCCTGCGGTGCCGATCTGTTGCGCCTGAGCCCCCGGGTTGAAGGCATGGCCGAGGTGGTTGCCGCCTACCAACGGGTTCGCCTCGGTGAGACTCCACCGCTGTACGTCGACGGTTGCAACGGCTACTGGCATGGCCAGGCCGGCATGTTGCGCGTCGAGGAGGTTGGCCTGTGTTGA
- a CDS encoding peptidase U32 family protein, with amino-acid sequence MQLVCPAGNLPALKAAVRQGADAVYVGFRDDTNARHFAGLNMDDKQFDAAVAHIRQHQRKLYVAVNTYPQPKGWERWQRAVDRAADFGVDALIAADPGVLNYASQRHPQLALHLSVQGSATHAAALQFYAQRYGIRRAVLPRVLSLAQVRQVAASSPVPIEVFGFGSLCIMAEGRCHLSSYITGESPNLCGVCSPAKAVRWSDDAEGLSARLSEVLIDRYTPDEPAGYPTLCKGRFLVGGKRFHALEEPTSLDTLDLLPELTAIGVEAVKIEGRQRSPAYVEQVTRVWRAALDAHRGSPGSFRVKEEWRRVLAGLSEGSQTTLGAYHRSWQ; translated from the coding sequence ATGCAACTGGTCTGCCCGGCAGGCAACCTGCCTGCGCTGAAAGCGGCGGTGCGCCAAGGCGCCGATGCCGTCTATGTCGGCTTTCGCGATGACACCAATGCCCGGCATTTCGCCGGGCTGAACATGGACGACAAGCAGTTCGACGCTGCGGTCGCCCACATCCGCCAGCATCAGCGCAAGCTCTACGTCGCGGTGAACACCTACCCGCAGCCCAAGGGCTGGGAGCGCTGGCAACGGGCAGTGGATCGGGCCGCGGATTTCGGCGTCGACGCGTTGATTGCCGCCGACCCCGGGGTGCTCAACTATGCCAGCCAGCGCCATCCGCAACTGGCGTTGCACCTGTCGGTCCAGGGCTCGGCGACCCATGCCGCGGCGCTGCAATTCTATGCGCAACGCTACGGCATCCGGCGCGCGGTGCTGCCACGGGTGTTATCCCTGGCGCAGGTGCGCCAGGTCGCCGCCAGCAGCCCGGTGCCCATCGAAGTCTTTGGCTTCGGTAGCCTGTGCATCATGGCTGAAGGCCGTTGCCATCTGTCTTCCTACATTACCGGCGAGTCGCCGAACCTGTGCGGCGTCTGTTCGCCAGCCAAGGCGGTGCGCTGGAGCGACGACGCCGAAGGCTTGAGCGCGCGACTCAGTGAAGTGCTGATCGATCGCTACACCCCCGATGAACCGGCCGGTTACCCGACCTTGTGCAAGGGCCGTTTTCTGGTTGGCGGTAAACGCTTTCATGCGCTGGAGGAGCCCACCAGCCTCGACACCCTGGACTTGCTGCCGGAGTTGACGGCCATCGGCGTCGAGGCGGTCAAAATCGAGGGCCGGCAACGCAGTCCGGCCTATGTCGAGCAAGTCACCCGCGTCTGGCGCGCAGCACTGGATGCCCATCGTGGCTCGCCGGGCAGTTTTCGGGTCAAGGAGGAATGGCGTCGGGTGCTGGCCGGTTTGTCCGAAGGCAGCCAGACCACCCTGGGTGCTTACCATCGATCATGGCAATGA
- the glp gene encoding gephyrin-like molybdotransferase Glp, whose amino-acid sequence MTGRVCDLGNLMPVDEAISRLLDQAPPPPLAQKIGLDQALGRVLAADIHSSVNLPAWDNSAMDGYALRAADLPPDGGYLSIGGRIAAGDPACSPLLAQQAVQIFTGAPLPPGADTVVPQERCRIDGERVWFPPVSAGDHVRKEGEEVRRGDLLLQAGKRLRAQEVGLLAGAGVARVEVYRPLQVCLLSSGNELREPGESLAPGQIYNSNRHCLAALLRGWGVEVHDYGVMADELAASRHALSLASSECDLLLSSGGVSVGEEDHLKQAIEELGSLDFWRLAIQPGKPLAFGELAGKPWIGMPGNPSAALITALVVVRPFLLRAQGVKDVLPVPLAVPAGFDWLQRNKRRQYLRARLTPGADGQLSLALHPQQSSAMLTAACWADGLAVIECEQQVLKHDNVMFLSFADLLH is encoded by the coding sequence ATGACCGGCCGGGTGTGCGACCTCGGCAATCTGATGCCGGTGGATGAGGCCATCAGCCGTCTGCTGGATCAGGCACCGCCGCCGCCCCTGGCGCAAAAGATCGGCCTGGATCAAGCCTTGGGGCGGGTGCTGGCGGCGGACATTCATTCTTCTGTCAACCTGCCGGCCTGGGACAACAGCGCCATGGACGGGTACGCCCTGAGGGCCGCTGACCTGCCACCGGACGGTGGCTATTTGTCGATTGGCGGACGAATCGCGGCGGGTGATCCGGCGTGCTCGCCCTTGCTCGCGCAGCAGGCGGTGCAGATCTTTACCGGTGCGCCATTGCCTCCGGGTGCCGACACCGTGGTGCCGCAGGAGCGCTGCCGGATCGATGGCGAACGCGTCTGGTTTCCGCCCGTAAGCGCTGGCGATCACGTGCGCAAGGAAGGAGAGGAAGTCCGCCGCGGTGATCTGTTGCTCCAGGCCGGCAAGCGCCTGCGTGCCCAGGAAGTGGGCTTGCTCGCCGGTGCCGGTGTCGCACGAGTCGAAGTCTATCGGCCGCTGCAGGTGTGCCTGCTCAGCAGCGGCAATGAACTGCGTGAGCCCGGCGAGTCCTTGGCTCCGGGGCAGATCTACAACAGCAATCGCCATTGCCTGGCCGCGTTATTGCGCGGCTGGGGCGTCGAGGTGCACGACTATGGCGTCATGGCCGATGAGTTGGCGGCCAGTCGGCATGCCTTGAGCCTGGCGTCCTCGGAGTGCGACCTGCTGTTGAGTTCCGGTGGCGTCTCGGTCGGTGAGGAAGACCATCTCAAGCAGGCCATCGAGGAACTCGGCAGCCTGGATTTCTGGCGGCTGGCCATTCAACCGGGTAAGCCACTGGCCTTTGGCGAGTTGGCCGGCAAACCCTGGATCGGCATGCCGGGCAATCCGTCGGCGGCGCTGATTACCGCGTTGGTGGTGGTGCGTCCGTTCCTGCTCAGGGCCCAGGGCGTGAAAGACGTGTTGCCGGTGCCATTGGCCGTGCCCGCCGGGTTCGACTGGTTGCAGCGCAACAAGCGTCGGCAGTATCTGCGGGCTCGGCTGACCCCAGGCGCTGATGGCCAGTTGAGCCTGGCGCTGCACCCGCAGCAAAGCTCGGCGATGTTGACGGCCGCCTGTTGGGCCGATGGGTTGGCGGTGATCGAGTGCGAACAGCAAGTGCTAAAGCACGACAACGTGATGTTCCTGTCCTTCGCCGACCTGTTGCATTGA
- the moaB gene encoding molybdenum cofactor biosynthesis protein B yields the protein MAHLAQRTFAPLNIAVLTISDTRTVETDTSGQTLTDLLQTAGHVLIDRDLVKDDIYQIRAKVSQWIADPRVQVILMTGGTGFTTRDNTPQAVLPLLDKHVEGFGELFRQVSLAEIGMSSLQSRALAGMSNGVLVCCVPGSPGACRTAWNQILLEQLDSRTGPCNFAPHLKAQAQRAIDACETRS from the coding sequence ATGGCCCACCTGGCGCAACGCACTTTCGCCCCCCTGAACATCGCCGTGCTGACCATCAGCGATACGCGCACCGTCGAGACCGACACCTCGGGACAGACCCTGACCGATTTGCTGCAAACCGCCGGGCACGTGTTGATCGACCGCGACCTGGTCAAGGACGACATTTATCAGATCCGCGCCAAGGTCTCCCAGTGGATCGCCGACCCTCGGGTGCAAGTGATCCTGATGACCGGTGGCACCGGCTTCACCACCCGCGACAACACGCCACAAGCGGTGCTGCCGTTGCTGGACAAGCATGTGGAAGGCTTCGGTGAACTGTTCCGCCAGGTGTCCCTGGCGGAGATCGGCATGTCCAGCCTGCAGTCCCGGGCATTGGCCGGGATGAGCAATGGCGTGCTGGTGTGCTGCGTGCCGGGTTCGCCGGGCGCGTGTCGAACCGCCTGGAACCAGATCCTGCTCGAACAGCTGGACAGCCGCACCGGCCCGTGCAATTTCGCTCCGCATTTGAAAGCGCAAGCTCAGCGGGCCATCGATGCCTGCGAGACACGCTCATGA
- the pdxH gene encoding pyridoxamine 5'-phosphate oxidase: protein MPLSLAQLRRNYTLHGLQDEAALEDPLAMFRQWLQQARDTESAPVEANSMVLATVDSDGRPHCRVLLLKGLSDEGFTFFGNYQSDKGQQLAANPHAAMTFFWPGLERQVRIEGQVSRLDPQLSDTYFDSRPVASRLGAWASPQSRPLASRAALESMLAHTIKRFVGHSIRRPEHWGGYCLQPDRLEFWQGRADRLHDRLDYRSRDGVWQRTRLAP, encoded by the coding sequence ATGCCCCTGTCCCTGGCTCAACTGCGCCGTAACTACACCCTTCATGGCCTGCAAGACGAAGCGGCGCTGGAGGATCCGCTGGCGATGTTCCGACAATGGCTGCAACAGGCCCGCGACACCGAGAGCGCGCCGGTCGAGGCCAACAGCATGGTGCTGGCGACGGTCGACAGCGACGGCCGGCCGCACTGCCGGGTGCTGCTGCTCAAGGGGCTGAGCGATGAAGGCTTCACTTTTTTCGGCAATTACCAGAGCGACAAAGGGCAACAACTGGCGGCCAACCCCCATGCCGCGATGACGTTTTTCTGGCCGGGACTGGAACGGCAGGTGCGCATCGAAGGCCAGGTGTCCAGGCTCGACCCGCAGCTCTCTGACACGTACTTCGATTCCCGCCCGGTGGCCAGCCGCCTCGGCGCCTGGGCTTCACCGCAAAGCCGGCCGCTGGCGAGTCGCGCAGCCCTTGAATCCATGCTCGCGCACACCATCAAACGCTTCGTCGGCCACAGCATCCGGCGTCCTGAGCATTGGGGCGGCTACTGCCTGCAGCCGGACCGGCTGGAGTTCTGGCAGGGCCGCGCCGATCGGTTGCATGACCGGCTTGATTACCGGTCGCGTGATGGCGTGTGGCAACGGACCCGTTTGGCGCCTTGA
- the norR gene encoding nitric oxide reductase transcriptional regulator NorR has protein sequence MLRESLAADLIVELPNAVRLQRLVQTLREYFNSGAVGLLRLDDDSLRPVATVGLVHEALGRRFVIAQHPRLAAIMASREPVWFEPDSRLPDPYDGLLDGHVGEPLPVHDCMGVSLYVEGRIWGAITLDALHAGTFDSQAREELKRCTLQIEAAVRVTRLEQENRSLRLSRSDTQDFRMPVEEGEILGQSEVLHQLLNELDVLADSELPVLLLGETGVGKELFARRLHRLSRRSHKPLIQVNCAALPESLAESELFGHVKGAFSGATSDRAGRFDAANGGTLFLDEVGELPLAVQAKLLRTLQNGEIQRLGADKPLHVDVRIIAATNRHLPDSIREGLFRADLYHRLSVYPVPIPPLRERGNDVLMLAGHFLELNRARLGLRGLRLSPPAERALLAYTWPGNVRELEHVISRAALKQLSRGSSRTLIMTLEPEVLDLDSAMGAPGVVVEPNEDVMADAPFQPLGEAVDDYQRKKILQALALSGENWASAARILEVDPSNLHKLARRLRLK, from the coding sequence ATGTTGCGTGAAAGCCTGGCGGCCGACCTGATTGTCGAGTTGCCCAATGCCGTGCGGTTGCAACGACTGGTCCAGACCCTGCGCGAATACTTCAACAGTGGCGCGGTGGGATTGCTGCGCCTGGATGACGACAGCCTCCGGCCGGTGGCGACCGTGGGGCTGGTGCATGAAGCCCTGGGGCGGCGCTTCGTCATTGCCCAGCATCCCCGGCTGGCGGCGATCATGGCGTCCCGCGAGCCGGTCTGGTTCGAGCCCGACAGCCGCCTGCCGGATCCTTACGACGGCTTGCTCGACGGCCACGTCGGCGAACCGTTGCCGGTGCATGACTGCATGGGCGTGAGCCTGTACGTGGAAGGGCGGATCTGGGGGGCGATCACCCTCGATGCGCTGCACGCCGGAACCTTCGACAGCCAGGCCCGGGAGGAACTCAAGCGCTGCACCCTGCAGATCGAGGCCGCCGTACGGGTGACCCGACTCGAGCAGGAAAACCGCAGCTTGCGTTTGTCCCGCAGCGATACCCAGGACTTTCGCATGCCCGTCGAGGAGGGCGAGATCCTCGGTCAGAGCGAGGTCTTGCATCAGCTGCTCAATGAGCTGGATGTGCTGGCTGATTCCGAACTGCCGGTGTTGCTGTTGGGCGAGACCGGTGTCGGCAAAGAGCTGTTCGCCCGCCGCTTGCACCGGCTTTCACGGCGCAGCCACAAGCCGCTGATCCAGGTCAATTGCGCCGCCTTGCCGGAGTCGCTGGCGGAGAGTGAATTGTTCGGCCATGTCAAAGGCGCCTTTTCCGGCGCCACCAGTGACCGCGCCGGACGCTTCGATGCGGCCAACGGCGGCACGCTGTTTCTCGACGAAGTCGGTGAATTGCCCTTGGCGGTGCAGGCGAAGTTGTTGCGTACGTTGCAAAATGGCGAGATCCAGCGCCTGGGCGCCGACAAGCCGTTGCACGTCGATGTGCGCATCATCGCCGCCACCAACCGGCACCTGCCGGACAGCATTCGCGAAGGTCTGTTCCGGGCCGACCTGTATCACCGGCTCTCGGTGTACCCGGTGCCGATTCCGCCCCTGCGCGAGCGGGGCAACGATGTGTTGATGCTGGCCGGGCATTTCCTCGAGCTAAACCGGGCGCGGCTCGGCCTGCGCGGCTTGCGCCTGTCGCCGCCGGCCGAGCGCGCGCTGCTGGCGTACACCTGGCCAGGCAACGTGCGGGAACTGGAGCACGTGATCAGTCGCGCCGCGTTGAAGCAACTGAGTCGCGGCAGCAGTCGCACCTTGATCATGACGCTGGAGCCGGAAGTTCTCGATCTCGACAGTGCAATGGGTGCGCCCGGGGTAGTGGTCGAGCCAAATGAGGACGTGATGGCGGATGCGCCGTTCCAGCCCCTGGGGGAAGCCGTCGACGATTACCAACGCAAGAAAATCCTCCAGGCCCTGGCCCTGTCCGGGGAAAACTGGGCCAGTGCCGCGCGGATCCTGGAAGTCGATCCGAGCAATCTGCACAAACTGGCGCGGCGCCTGCGGCTCAAGTAA